From a single Clostridium isatidis genomic region:
- a CDS encoding GIY-YIG nuclease family protein has translation MNYVYMLECSDGSLYTGWTNNLEKRIAAHNNGKGAKYTRVRLPVKLVYYEEYEDKIEAMKREYEIKQLSRKEKVKLIKFQ, from the coding sequence ATGAATTATGTTTATATGTTAGAATGTTCTGATGGAAGTTTATATACAGGATGGACAAACAACTTAGAAAAAAGAATTGCAGCTCATAATAATGGAAAGGGAGCAAAATATACAAGGGTAAGGCTTCCAGTAAAATTAGTTTATTATGAAGAATATGAAGATAAAATAGAAGCAATGAAAAGGGAATATGAAATAAAACAATTATCAAGAAAAGAAAAGGTAAAGTTAATTAAATTTCAATAA
- a CDS encoding LytR/AlgR family response regulator transcription factor, whose amino-acid sequence MNILLVEDDTLQSSILRKIIEKNYIDIRVYEAKSEKEAMYIIEKEEIDLFFIEMNIKQKSGLTLAENIRKIEKYELTPIVFISKEIDYIITAFKKVNCYDFLTKPISVNNIKKIIDKFLRHKNKITNESYNFFKTIDGNDVRVYTKDIIFIEFYLKSCILHTLHGEYKIKSDGLNKILDKINNDNIIRTHKSFAVNLEHIKEIRKVNFKLWEISFYNYDKTSELSYSYRKYIKNIIK is encoded by the coding sequence ATGAATATATTGTTAGTAGAAGATGATACACTTCAAAGTAGTATATTAAGAAAAATAATAGAGAAGAACTACATTGATATAAGAGTATATGAAGCAAAATCTGAAAAAGAAGCCATGTATATAATTGAAAAAGAAGAAATAGATTTATTCTTTATAGAGATGAACATAAAGCAGAAATCTGGATTAACATTAGCAGAGAATATAAGAAAAATTGAAAAATATGAATTAACTCCTATAGTTTTCATTAGTAAAGAAATTGATTATATTATAACAGCATTTAAAAAAGTTAATTGTTATGATTTTTTAACAAAACCAATAAGTGTAAATAATATTAAAAAAATAATTGATAAGTTTTTAAGGCATAAAAATAAAATTACTAATGAAAGTTATAATTTTTTTAAAACCATAGATGGTAATGATGTAAGGGTATATACAAAAGATATAATATTTATAGAGTTTTATTTAAAAAGCTGTATTTTACATACTTTGCATGGAGAATACAAAATAAAATCAGATGGATTAAATAAAATACTTGATAAAATAAATAATGACAATATTATACGAACTCATAAATCTTTTGCAGTAAATTTAGAACATATAAAAGAAATAAGAAAAGTCAATTTTAAACTTTGGGAAATAAGTTTTTACAATTATGATAAAACAAGCGAATTAAGTTATAGTTATAGAAAATATATAAAGAATATTATTAAGTAA